Proteins found in one Pseudomonas sp. P8_241 genomic segment:
- a CDS encoding Pr6Pr family membrane protein: MVNPSVRRRFVAVATVLGWAGLSIQMYLIFHSRWTLEASLIGGLVSFFSFFTVLSNTLVATVLTCEITSRDSAARRWFLQPGVSSAIAVSIAVVAIAYNLLLRHLWHPEGWQWLADELLHDVMPLLFLGYWWCCVPKGTLRLGHIPIWLIYPLVYFAYTLLRGHVLAVYPYPFIDVDKLGYPQVFLNAGGLLVGFVVIGLVVIGLDRWRARSL, encoded by the coding sequence ATGGTCAATCCGTCTGTGCGGCGTCGGTTTGTGGCGGTGGCGACCGTGCTTGGCTGGGCCGGATTGAGTATCCAGATGTATTTGATCTTCCACTCGCGCTGGACGCTGGAAGCGAGTCTGATCGGTGGGCTGGTCAGTTTCTTCAGCTTCTTCACTGTACTGAGCAACACCCTGGTGGCGACGGTGTTGACCTGTGAAATCACCTCTCGAGACTCGGCGGCGCGGCGCTGGTTTTTACAGCCCGGGGTCAGCAGTGCGATCGCCGTGAGCATCGCCGTGGTCGCCATCGCGTACAACCTGTTGCTGCGCCATTTGTGGCATCCCGAAGGGTGGCAATGGCTCGCCGATGAGTTGCTGCATGACGTGATGCCGCTGCTGTTTCTGGGGTATTGGTGGTGCTGCGTGCCCAAGGGCACTTTGCGCTTGGGACACATCCCGATATGGCTGATTTATCCGCTGGTGTACTTTGCCTATACGTTGTTGCGCGGACATGTGTTGGCGGTTTATCCCTATCCGTTCATCGATGTGGACAAGTTGGGTTATCCACAGGTGTTTTTGAATGCCGGTGGGTTGCTGGTGGGGTTTGTGGTGATTGGGTTGGTGGTGATCGGGCTGGATCGCTGGCGCGCCCGCTCTCTGTAG
- a CDS encoding CS1 type fimbrial major subunit, with the protein MIKNAVIIALVTITSLPGSLAWGARETLVFDVSLTIPNRAFYIMPAEPGWIHLPQTMIWNHFNGGFNTLTRYFVVRHDSSAIEARLETPPYLSNGFANQDIPLRVTFNGVLVSTDMTPREVVSAPEAAVGKRVALQVDALRPENGFRGGEYTGNVVLLFNAKVPEV; encoded by the coding sequence ATGATCAAAAACGCAGTCATCATTGCGCTGGTGACAATCACTTCGCTGCCAGGCTCGTTGGCCTGGGGGGCTCGGGAAACACTTGTATTCGACGTGTCGCTGACCATTCCGAACCGTGCGTTTTACATCATGCCGGCGGAACCGGGCTGGATTCATCTGCCACAGACAATGATCTGGAACCACTTCAATGGGGGCTTCAATACGCTGACCCGATATTTCGTCGTGCGGCATGACAGCAGTGCGATTGAAGCGCGACTTGAAACGCCGCCCTATTTGTCCAACGGTTTTGCGAATCAGGACATACCGCTGCGGGTGACATTCAATGGCGTACTGGTCAGCACAGACATGACGCCGCGTGAAGTGGTATCGGCCCCTGAAGCGGCTGTAGGGAAACGGGTGGCGTTGCAGGTTGATGCGCTAAGACCGGAAAATGGTTTCCGGGGAGGAGAATACACGGGCAACGTCGTGTTGCTGTTCAACGCCAAGGTGCCGGAGGTCTGA
- a CDS encoding CS1 type fimbrial major subunit: MMFKKIAFTAPLAILALGSSMAFGADESRQTINIIAKVPTTSFYVRPSPGLTDQIQDMSPQSEDGALKDINGHFDMRATGAKIAGKLISSPVLYAMNSNKQVLLKVTVNNKEMTLTSEEIVNEADSNDNFRALLNITTNTAGPVASGDYSGDVKMLFEPVITSL; encoded by the coding sequence ATGATGTTCAAGAAAATCGCTTTCACCGCGCCTCTGGCAATCCTGGCACTGGGTTCTTCCATGGCCTTCGGTGCCGATGAATCCCGCCAAACCATCAACATTATCGCCAAAGTACCAACGACCTCTTTCTACGTGAGACCGAGCCCAGGGTTGACCGACCAGATTCAGGACATGAGCCCTCAGTCGGAAGATGGCGCGTTGAAAGATATCAACGGTCACTTCGATATGCGTGCTACAGGGGCCAAGATTGCTGGAAAGCTGATCAGCTCGCCAGTGCTTTACGCCATGAATAGCAACAAGCAAGTTCTGTTGAAGGTCACGGTAAACAATAAAGAAATGACGTTGACTTCGGAGGAAATTGTCAATGAGGCGGATTCGAACGATAATTTTCGTGCCTTGCTGAATATCACAACTAACACCGCTGGGCCGGTGGCGTCAGGTGATTACAGTGGTGATGTAAAAATGCTCTTTGAGCCAGTAATTACTTCACTCTAA
- a CDS encoding VF530 family DNA-binding protein, giving the protein MTEHNIDPLHGVTLEQILNALVEHYEWSGLAERIDIRCFKSDPSIKSSLTFLRKTPWAREKVERLYVKLMRTKRPL; this is encoded by the coding sequence ATGACCGAACACAACATTGATCCGCTGCATGGCGTGACGCTGGAACAGATCCTCAATGCGCTGGTTGAACATTACGAATGGTCGGGGCTGGCCGAGCGTATCGATATCCGCTGCTTCAAGAGTGACCCGAGCATCAAGTCGAGCCTGACGTTCCTGCGTAAAACGCCATGGGCGCGGGAGAAGGTCGAGCGTCTGTACGTGAAGCTGATGCGCACCAAGCGTCCGCTCTGA
- a CDS encoding carbohydrate porin, which produces MPYVKSLRDSAVLTSAAHRNALNLLSGFTALGVAACAQAAPAFDSDSPWMLGDWNGTRTELAEKGYDFKVEYTGEMGSNLHGGYDNDRTARYSDQFALGTHLDLQKILGWNDAEFQLTLTERSGNNISNDRINDPRVGGFTSAQEVWGRGQTWRLTQMWYQQKFFDQTLDIKVGRFGEGEDFNTFPCDFQNLAFCGSQVGNWAGGIWYNWPVSQWAMRVKYHLTPELYTQVGVYEQNPSNLDRDNGFKLSGSGTQGAVLPVELVWTPKLNGLPGEYRAGYYYSNADATDVYKDSNGQPAALSGEAYRSASSKHGVWLGIQQQVTSLASDHSRGLSVFANGTMHDKKTNAIDNYVQAGVVYKGLFNARVKDDIGFAMARVHVNPAYRKNAEATNQARAVYDYDDPSYLPPQDTEYSAELYYGVHVTHWLTVRPNLQYIRHPGGVKEVDDALIGGIKIQSSF; this is translated from the coding sequence ATGCCTTACGTAAAAAGCTTGCGAGACAGCGCTGTCTTAACTTCTGCTGCCCATCGAAATGCCCTGAATCTGCTCAGTGGATTCACCGCGCTAGGCGTTGCCGCCTGCGCCCAAGCGGCACCGGCGTTCGACAGCGATTCACCGTGGATGCTCGGCGACTGGAACGGCACTCGTACAGAACTCGCGGAGAAAGGCTACGACTTCAAGGTCGAATACACAGGCGAAATGGGCAGCAACCTGCATGGCGGTTACGACAACGATCGGACGGCGCGCTACAGCGACCAGTTTGCCCTTGGGACGCATCTGGACTTGCAGAAAATCCTCGGCTGGAACGATGCCGAATTTCAGCTGACGCTCACCGAACGCAGTGGCAACAACATCAGCAACGATCGCATCAACGATCCGCGCGTCGGCGGCTTCACGTCCGCCCAGGAAGTCTGGGGGCGTGGCCAGACCTGGCGTTTGACGCAGATGTGGTATCAGCAGAAATTTTTTGATCAGACACTCGACATCAAGGTCGGCCGTTTCGGTGAAGGCGAGGACTTCAACACCTTCCCTTGCGACTTCCAGAACCTGGCGTTCTGCGGTTCCCAGGTCGGCAACTGGGCGGGCGGCATTTGGTACAACTGGCCGGTGAGCCAATGGGCGATGCGCGTCAAATATCACCTGACACCCGAGCTGTACACGCAAGTCGGGGTGTATGAACAGAACCCGTCAAACCTTGATCGCGACAACGGATTCAAGCTCAGTGGCAGCGGCACCCAAGGCGCGGTTCTGCCGGTGGAGCTGGTGTGGACGCCGAAGCTCAACGGTCTGCCGGGCGAATACCGCGCCGGTTACTACTACAGCAACGCCGACGCCACCGACGTCTACAAGGACAGCAACGGCCAGCCCGCCGCCCTGAGTGGCGAGGCCTACCGCAGCGCATCGAGCAAGCACGGCGTGTGGCTCGGCATTCAGCAACAAGTCACCAGCCTCGCCAGCGACCATTCACGCGGCCTGAGCGTGTTCGCCAACGGCACGATGCACGATAAGAAGACCAATGCCATCGACAACTACGTCCAGGCCGGCGTCGTCTACAAAGGCTTGTTCAATGCCCGCGTCAAGGACGACATCGGTTTCGCCATGGCCCGCGTCCACGTCAACCCGGCTTACCGCAAGAATGCCGAGGCGACCAATCAGGCCCGCGCCGTCTACGACTACGATGATCCGTCCTACCTGCCGCCACAGGACACCGAATACAGCGCCGAACTCTATTACGGCGTGCACGTCACCCACTGGCTGACCGTGCGCCCGAACCTGCAATACATCCGTCATCCCGGTGGCGTGAAAGAGGTAGATGACGCGCTGATCGGCGGGATCAAGATCCAGTCATCGTTCTAA
- a CDS encoding CS1-pili formation C-terminal domain-containing protein, giving the protein MFPMTPIAAALALLFCASALAAPDSAATTPRSLLAQAKGLPADFEEHFFDVPLAVRVELDQQPLGEAMVVLSRDDRITLLEFTDTSENRYGALEREKWAGYLKQGVPLGSCAGSCPDQMLAVHYNLENSLVSILSENAERDLQAKRFHDQPLGGSTGLMLRNQLNLNGGQDQDLGGRFGLEASASLGNWSQALNFQVARLGGPDDKLYHAVQELYTQRELQGSFLRLGYFTPSSEGLTRQPRSFGSSPDTAVGLMYGSSDSLAINSPMPSVYPIYVTANRQGSVEIFRDGLLINTQSVPAGLQTLDTRPLPGGIYEVEVRLIEDGQITSTTQELVYKPNNWRNLDERWRYNLFAGQESKLLSNWDQQESGSATVGGSVNYLMHPRVILGLSARQVRDKLQYGSSIDWTLADRLSLYANVYQTQDRGTGLDLQSLYNYDSGSLVISHNRSWLDTTHSYDTLPDGTRVKQRNVFVGETSNSSLALNHRLSSKSSINARVSHSEGNTEGVGVDLGWSQRTVLFGSDANWRLSLFDRPGSYSSGDERNRGVDLSINLALGGPGQQITGSIGSRTAIEGGRDNNASLGWRKDLKDHVLQSVSVTALSDTYGLGMSGLGTFGTDAINGDGFIQRSSYNGNFTGGLNVDSTLAIGAQKMVLTSQGNMRGAGLIVDVESDVEDVVLRADDFSGGSAILKPGRNFIPITAYQNSSVGFDFEGNHAPSATIAPARTRYHLNKGGVEYRKVTVMKTLTVLGRLIDSQGNPLKGHHVINHASRGVTEVDGFFSMEMNAGAPTLEVRQGDQLLCQFRLDADRHRRENNVLMIGDLRCTPDTLADVTSTDQKAG; this is encoded by the coding sequence ATGTTCCCGATGACACCCATCGCGGCCGCGCTTGCGCTGTTGTTTTGTGCCAGTGCACTCGCGGCACCCGATTCCGCTGCAACGACACCGCGGAGTCTGTTGGCCCAGGCCAAGGGATTGCCGGCCGATTTCGAGGAGCACTTTTTTGATGTGCCTTTGGCGGTACGTGTGGAACTCGATCAACAACCCTTGGGCGAAGCCATGGTGGTGTTGTCCCGAGATGACCGCATTACGCTGCTTGAATTTACCGATACCAGCGAAAACCGCTACGGCGCCCTCGAGCGTGAAAAGTGGGCGGGGTATCTCAAACAAGGTGTACCGCTGGGCAGTTGTGCAGGCTCATGCCCGGATCAGATGCTGGCGGTGCACTACAACCTGGAAAATTCGCTGGTTTCGATCCTCAGCGAAAACGCCGAGCGCGATCTGCAAGCCAAGCGTTTCCATGACCAGCCCTTGGGCGGCAGTACGGGTCTGATGCTGCGCAACCAGCTCAATCTCAACGGCGGTCAGGATCAAGACCTTGGCGGACGTTTTGGCCTTGAAGCCAGCGCCAGCCTGGGTAACTGGAGCCAGGCGCTCAACTTCCAAGTGGCGCGCCTCGGTGGCCCGGACGACAAGCTTTACCACGCGGTCCAGGAGCTTTACACCCAGCGTGAACTGCAAGGCAGTTTCCTGCGCCTGGGCTATTTCACGCCCAGTTCCGAAGGGCTGACCCGGCAACCCCGCTCGTTTGGATCAAGCCCTGACACGGCGGTCGGTCTGATGTATGGCAGCTCCGACAGTCTGGCGATCAACAGTCCGATGCCGAGTGTTTATCCGATCTACGTGACGGCCAATCGTCAGGGTTCGGTTGAAATTTTCCGTGACGGTCTGTTGATCAATACCCAATCGGTACCCGCGGGATTGCAGACCCTCGACACCCGGCCATTACCCGGCGGTATTTACGAAGTCGAAGTGCGCTTGATAGAAGACGGGCAGATCACCTCCACCACCCAGGAGTTGGTCTACAAACCCAACAACTGGCGCAACCTCGACGAGCGCTGGCGCTACAACCTGTTTGCCGGGCAGGAAAGCAAACTGCTCAGTAACTGGGACCAGCAGGAAAGTGGCAGTGCCACGGTCGGGGGCTCGGTCAATTACCTGATGCACCCGCGAGTGATACTCGGGCTGTCGGCACGGCAAGTTCGCGACAAGCTGCAATACGGCAGTTCCATCGACTGGACCCTCGCCGATCGGCTGAGTCTGTACGCCAACGTTTACCAGACACAGGACCGCGGAACGGGACTGGATCTGCAAAGCCTCTACAACTATGACTCGGGCAGCCTGGTCATCAGCCACAACCGCAGTTGGCTGGACACCACCCATTCCTACGACACCCTGCCTGACGGCACTCGGGTGAAGCAGCGCAACGTGTTTGTCGGCGAGACAAGCAATTCGTCCCTTGCGCTCAATCATCGACTCAGCAGCAAGAGTTCGATCAACGCCAGGGTGTCCCACAGCGAGGGCAACACCGAAGGCGTCGGCGTGGATCTGGGCTGGAGCCAGCGCACGGTGCTGTTTGGCAGCGACGCCAACTGGCGGTTGTCGCTGTTCGATCGTCCGGGCAGTTACAGCAGTGGCGATGAGCGCAATCGCGGAGTCGATTTGAGCATCAACCTGGCGCTCGGCGGGCCAGGTCAGCAGATCACTGGCAGCATCGGTTCCCGCACTGCCATTGAGGGTGGCCGCGACAACAATGCTTCGCTGGGCTGGCGCAAGGATCTAAAGGACCACGTGCTGCAAAGCGTTTCGGTGACCGCCCTGAGCGATACCTACGGATTGGGGATGTCCGGCCTCGGCACTTTCGGCACTGATGCGATCAATGGCGACGGTTTTATCCAGCGCTCCTCCTACAACGGCAACTTCACGGGAGGCTTGAACGTGGACAGTACGCTGGCGATTGGTGCACAAAAAATGGTGCTCACCAGCCAAGGCAACATGCGGGGCGCCGGGCTGATCGTCGACGTGGAGTCGGATGTCGAAGACGTTGTGCTGCGCGCCGACGATTTCAGTGGTGGCAGCGCAATTCTCAAGCCGGGACGCAATTTCATTCCGATCACGGCCTATCAGAACAGCTCCGTGGGCTTCGATTTTGAAGGCAACCATGCGCCGTCGGCCACCATCGCACCAGCGCGTACGCGCTATCACCTGAACAAGGGCGGCGTGGAGTACCGCAAGGTCACCGTGATGAAGACCCTGACCGTGCTCGGCCGGCTCATCGACAGTCAAGGAAATCCGCTCAAGGGTCATCACGTCATCAACCACGCCAGCCGTGGGGTGACGGAGGTCGACGGGTTCTTCTCCATGGAAATGAACGCCGGTGCACCGACGCTGGAAGTCCGTCAGGGCGATCAGTTGCTGTGCCAATTCCGCCTCGACGCGGACCGTCATCGCCGGGAAAACAATGTGTTGATGATCGGGGACCTGCGCTGCACGCCGGACACCCTGGCCGATGTAACTTCCACCGATCAGAAGGCGGGTTGA
- a CDS encoding PadR family transcriptional regulator — translation MRDHHSPHREHGDGRDGFEKRPGRERGGRGPRVFAPGDLKLLLLALIAEQPCHGYDLIRQIEGLFDGAYSPSPGVIYPTLTFLEESELIQGDAEGGKKRYTITDAGRLSLQEQAVALDGVRMRIEVSKRSLRGHDRPPEIHEAVHNLRHALQLHHGRWSPEEILRVRDLLNNTAKAIVDGPAVQPVQEQAE, via the coding sequence ATGAGAGACCATCATTCCCCCCACCGCGAACACGGCGACGGCCGCGACGGCTTCGAGAAACGCCCCGGCCGCGAACGCGGTGGCCGCGGCCCGCGGGTATTTGCCCCTGGTGATTTGAAACTGCTGCTGCTTGCACTGATCGCCGAACAGCCTTGCCACGGCTACGACCTGATCCGCCAGATCGAAGGCCTGTTCGACGGCGCCTACAGCCCAAGCCCCGGTGTGATTTACCCGACCTTGACGTTCCTCGAAGAAAGCGAGTTGATCCAGGGCGACGCCGAAGGCGGAAAAAAACGCTACACAATCACCGACGCCGGACGTCTTTCCTTGCAGGAGCAAGCCGTTGCGCTGGATGGCGTGCGCATGCGCATCGAGGTGAGCAAACGTTCGTTGCGCGGGCATGATCGACCGCCGGAAATTCATGAGGCGGTGCACAACCTGCGCCACGCATTACAGCTACATCACGGACGCTGGAGCCCGGAAGAAATCCTGCGGGTGCGCGACCTGCTCAACAACACGGCCAAAGCCATTGTCGACGGCCCCGCCGTTCAACCCGTTCAGGAGCAAGCTGAATGA
- a CDS encoding siderophore-interacting protein: MTEVTQTIHRVMHEIKRRRLEVLRVVDLTPRMRRITLGGPELAGFVSLGTDDHVKLLFPQNAEQTAALDTMVLGAGKSNGPMPEMRDYTPRRYDLDTLELDIDFVLHGDGPASTWAEQAQPGQFLHIGGPRGSMIVPDIFDSYLLIGDETALPAIARRLEGLAANRRALVIIEVENGKEQQVLHSAAQVNVIWVLREGGQEHLLTTVRQMQVPAGSLYAWVATESKVSRQIRRVLLDEHGLDDQFVKAAGYWKLDSSDVE; the protein is encoded by the coding sequence ATGACTGAAGTGACCCAAACCATTCACCGCGTCATGCACGAAATCAAACGCCGTCGCCTGGAAGTGCTGCGAGTGGTTGACCTGACGCCGCGCATGCGTCGCATCACCCTGGGCGGACCAGAGCTTGCGGGATTCGTCAGCCTGGGCACCGATGATCACGTCAAACTGCTGTTCCCGCAGAACGCCGAGCAAACGGCGGCACTGGACACCATGGTGCTCGGTGCCGGCAAGTCCAACGGTCCGATGCCTGAAATGCGCGACTACACCCCACGTCGCTATGACCTGGACACGCTGGAGCTGGACATCGACTTCGTCCTGCATGGCGACGGCCCTGCGTCGACCTGGGCGGAACAGGCGCAACCCGGGCAGTTCCTGCACATCGGCGGGCCACGGGGTTCGATGATCGTGCCGGACATCTTCGACAGTTATTTGCTGATCGGCGACGAAACCGCCCTGCCTGCCATCGCCCGGCGCCTCGAAGGCCTGGCGGCCAATCGGCGTGCACTGGTGATCATCGAAGTGGAGAACGGCAAGGAGCAGCAAGTGCTGCACAGCGCTGCCCAGGTCAATGTGATCTGGGTGCTACGCGAAGGTGGCCAAGAGCATTTGCTGACCACTGTGCGCCAGATGCAGGTGCCGGCTGGCAGCCTGTACGCCTGGGTGGCGACCGAGAGCAAGGTTTCGCGGCAGATTCGTCGGGTCTTGCTGGATGAGCATGGGCTGGACGACCAGTTCGTCAAGGCGGCTGGATACTGGAAGCTCGATAGCAGCGACGTGGAGTAG
- a CDS encoding pilus assembly protein: MNRVFLLWALSMFCAGANAGPQINVGAVYDYLDGDKSTYLKRVFNGGDSTAFVKVNVLEILYDADGKPREIPVETSADGASRNGVMASPARLIVPVNGVQATRLLFMGERDRERYFRVRFVPVIPEKEDAFVVSNEEREDYKESLSAGVNVMTGFGTIFFVRPTGARFDTAITEADHRYELRNNGNTVVVVDEFKNCSLANETDCAPTTKHHVMAGRTFGFDKEKGREYGFTLVEGDNKKNLKIVSR; encoded by the coding sequence ATGAACCGTGTGTTTTTGCTGTGGGCACTCAGTATGTTTTGTGCAGGGGCCAATGCCGGTCCGCAAATTAACGTAGGCGCGGTGTACGACTATCTGGATGGCGATAAGAGCACGTACCTGAAACGGGTATTCAACGGCGGCGACAGCACTGCCTTCGTCAAGGTCAACGTGCTGGAAATCCTTTACGACGCTGATGGGAAACCCCGGGAAATTCCCGTGGAAACCTCGGCCGATGGCGCTTCACGCAATGGCGTCATGGCCAGCCCGGCGCGGTTGATCGTGCCAGTCAATGGGGTACAGGCCACGCGCCTGCTGTTCATGGGCGAGCGGGATCGCGAGCGATATTTTCGGGTGCGCTTTGTTCCGGTGATCCCGGAAAAGGAAGATGCCTTTGTGGTCTCCAACGAAGAGCGTGAAGACTACAAGGAGTCCCTTTCGGCCGGCGTCAATGTCATGACCGGTTTCGGCACGATCTTTTTTGTGCGGCCGACGGGGGCCCGTTTCGACACGGCCATTACTGAAGCCGATCACCGCTATGAGTTGCGCAACAACGGCAATACGGTGGTCGTTGTCGATGAATTCAAAAACTGTTCTTTGGCCAACGAAACGGACTGCGCACCGACGACCAAACACCATGTCATGGCGGGCCGGACATTTGGTTTCGATAAGGAAAAGGGACGTGAGTATGGCTTCACCCTGGTCGAGGGCGACAATAAGAAAAACCTGAAAATCGTCAGCCGATAA